One genomic segment of Dysosmobacter sp. Marseille-Q4140 includes these proteins:
- a CDS encoding RNA methyltransferase, translating to METITSRTNPLCTHFRKLASSRAYRERTGECLCDSPKLLREALLWGQTVTAVLYTEGTDLPSLPAAARASQVTESVMRSVSPMETPQGVVFSCAMASTDPPERLEPGRYLLLDGVQDPGNVGTILRTADAFGWTVLLLPGCADLYNPKTLRAGMGVQFRRPAYACSLERAAELVRAAGLPLYATALMEDTADVRDADLAHCAVVIGSEGRGISKEALALCGRTVKIPMNDTCESLNAAVAAAVVLWEGARNDGRRAPC from the coding sequence ATGGAGACCATTACCAGCCGGACCAATCCCCTGTGTACCCACTTCCGCAAGCTGGCCTCCTCCCGGGCCTACCGGGAGAGGACCGGGGAGTGCCTGTGCGACAGCCCCAAGCTGCTGCGGGAGGCGCTGCTGTGGGGCCAGACCGTCACGGCGGTGCTGTATACCGAGGGGACGGACCTGCCGTCCCTGCCTGCCGCCGCCCGGGCCTCCCAGGTGACGGAGAGCGTCATGCGCTCCGTCAGCCCCATGGAGACGCCCCAGGGGGTGGTGTTCTCCTGCGCCATGGCCTCCACAGACCCGCCGGAGCGGCTGGAGCCGGGCCGGTATCTGCTGCTGGACGGCGTCCAGGATCCGGGCAATGTGGGTACCATTCTCCGCACCGCCGACGCCTTTGGCTGGACAGTGCTGCTGCTGCCCGGGTGCGCCGACCTCTATAACCCCAAGACCTTACGGGCAGGCATGGGGGTCCAGTTCCGGCGCCCCGCCTATGCCTGCTCCCTGGAGCGGGCGGCGGAGCTGGTGCGCGCCGCGGGGCTGCCATTGTACGCTACCGCCCTCATGGAGGATACCGCCGATGTCCGGGATGCGGACCTCGCCCACTGCGCCGTGGTCATCGGCAGTGAGGGGCGGGGGATCTCCAAGGAGGCCCTGGCCCTGTGCGGCCGGACCGTCAAGATCCCCATGAACGACACCTGCGAGTCCCTCAACGCGGCGGTGGCCGCCGCCGTGGTGTTGTGGGAGGGCGCCAGGAACGACGGGAGGCGTGCGCCATGCTGA
- a CDS encoding excisionase family DNA-binding protein, giving the protein MEKKEVPIWEKANLTIDEAAAYFGIGTNKLRDITSNPDCDFVIWVGTKRLIKRKKFEKYLEDVDAV; this is encoded by the coding sequence ATGGAAAAGAAAGAGGTGCCCATTTGGGAAAAGGCCAATCTGACGATTGATGAAGCGGCGGCCTATTTTGGGATTGGGACAAATAAACTGCGCGATATTACCAGTAACCCTGACTGTGACTTTGTTATTTGGGTCGGGACGAAGAGGCTGATCAAGCGGAAAAAATTTGAGAAATATTTGGAAGATGTAGATGCCGTGTAG
- the dprA gene encoding DNA-processing protein DprA, translating into MLKYWLWLTELPGLTNQTRLALLRHFPTPEDVYYADPEEVLLTEGITRAQAALVKNKDLSAADRILAECQRLDLRILTLQDAAYPGRLKNIYDPPCLLYVRGRLPSFDEEAALAVVGTRDCTPYGIACAEKLGYGLTRGGAVVVTGLARGIDAAATRGALRSGGVTAAVVGNGLDVPYPPESRYLYEDVAAAGVLLSEYPPGAEPAAWHFPVRNRILSGLCIGTVVVEAPERSGALITAGTATEQGRDVFAVPGPIDAPTSVGCNELIRDGGGIVTDARDILNFYAERFPGKLRPEEARHRPQVLGYQARQKEEAKPVPPSVSLSRNDLSLTDDQIALLRALPAEEPMLVDDLVELTDLPIRRVLSALTVLEIEHLIEQHSGKRYTRAVTLTE; encoded by the coding sequence ATGCTGAAATACTGGCTGTGGCTGACAGAGCTGCCGGGCCTGACCAACCAGACCCGGCTGGCTCTGCTGCGCCATTTTCCAACGCCCGAGGACGTGTACTACGCGGACCCGGAGGAGGTGCTGCTGACCGAGGGCATCACCCGGGCGCAGGCGGCGCTGGTGAAAAACAAGGATCTCTCCGCCGCGGACCGGATCCTGGCGGAGTGCCAGCGGCTGGATCTCCGCATCCTGACCCTCCAGGACGCGGCCTATCCCGGCCGGCTGAAGAACATCTACGACCCGCCCTGCCTGCTGTACGTCCGGGGCCGCCTGCCGTCCTTTGACGAGGAGGCAGCGCTGGCGGTGGTCGGCACCCGGGACTGCACGCCTTACGGCATCGCCTGCGCGGAGAAGCTGGGCTACGGATTGACCCGGGGCGGCGCCGTGGTGGTCACGGGCCTGGCCCGGGGCATCGACGCCGCGGCCACCCGGGGTGCCCTCCGCTCCGGCGGCGTCACCGCGGCGGTGGTGGGCAACGGCCTGGATGTGCCCTATCCGCCGGAGAGCCGATACCTCTATGAGGACGTGGCTGCCGCGGGCGTGCTTTTGAGCGAGTATCCGCCGGGGGCGGAACCCGCCGCCTGGCATTTTCCTGTCCGCAATCGCATCCTCTCCGGGCTGTGTATAGGCACCGTGGTGGTGGAGGCCCCGGAGCGCAGCGGCGCCCTCATCACAGCCGGCACGGCCACGGAGCAGGGCCGGGATGTGTTCGCCGTTCCCGGTCCCATCGACGCGCCCACCAGTGTGGGCTGCAATGAGCTGATCCGGGACGGCGGGGGGATCGTGACGGACGCCCGGGACATCCTGAACTTTTACGCGGAGCGGTTTCCGGGCAAACTGCGGCCGGAGGAGGCCCGGCACCGGCCTCAGGTGCTGGGCTATCAGGCCCGGCAGAAGGAGGAGGCAAAGCCGGTGCCGCCCTCCGTGAGCCTCTCCCGCAATGACCTGAGCCTGACCGACGACCAGATCGCCCTGCTGCGGGCCCTCCCGGCGGAGGAGCCCATGCTGGTGGACGATCTTGTTGAGCTGACCGACCTTCCCATCCGCCGGGTTCTTTCCGCCCTGACGGTGCTGGAGATCGAGCATCTGATTGAACAGCACAGCGGCAAGCGGTACACCCGCGCCGTGACACTGACGGAGTGA
- a CDS encoding site-specific integrase, with product MSEKRRDNKGRLLRQGELQRNDGKYEYRYYDEKGERKSVYSWKLVDTDRIPSGKRCNESLRSMEKRIRRDLEDGIHTHEADRTTLNGHFDRYIAQKIEIKESTRGNYKYMYDKYVRDEIGYMKLANIKYSDIKRFYLSLIHEKGFKPNSMEIIHTILHPVFSTAVRDGIIRLNPTDGVMNEIKRTHNWEKPKRKALTESQQSAFISYVSSSPTYKHWLPIFTVLLGTGCRIGEVVGLRWQDCDFAEGIISINHNLVYRKREKTGKMGFHVTTPKTSAGIRIIPMLEEVRRALLQERLRQMEDGFNDTVIDGYSGFIFSSRYGEAISPHCVNRAIERICRDYNAEETIRAKQEKRAPQLLPHFSCHNLRHTFCTRFCENEKDLKVIQEIMGHADITTTMNIYNEATKERKVASFVNLEGKIRVS from the coding sequence GTGTCCGAAAAACGACGCGATAATAAAGGACGACTCCTGAGACAAGGGGAATTACAACGCAACGATGGCAAGTATGAGTACAGGTATTATGATGAAAAGGGGGAGAGAAAAAGCGTATATAGTTGGAAACTGGTAGATACGGATCGGATCCCATCCGGTAAAAGATGCAACGAATCACTGCGCTCAATGGAGAAACGGATTCGCAGAGATCTCGAAGATGGAATACATACACATGAAGCGGACCGAACGACTTTGAACGGCCACTTTGATCGGTATATCGCCCAGAAGATTGAGATCAAGGAATCTACCAGAGGAAACTATAAGTACATGTATGATAAGTATGTCAGAGATGAAATCGGATACATGAAGCTGGCCAATATCAAGTATAGTGACATCAAGAGATTTTACCTGTCGCTGATTCATGAAAAAGGCTTTAAGCCTAACAGTATGGAAATCATCCATACCATACTTCATCCGGTTTTCTCTACTGCAGTTCGGGATGGCATCATTCGATTGAATCCGACTGATGGTGTCATGAACGAGATCAAAAGAACCCACAACTGGGAAAAACCGAAAAGAAAAGCCTTGACAGAATCGCAACAATCTGCTTTTATTAGTTATGTTTCTTCATCGCCGACCTACAAACACTGGCTACCTATTTTTACTGTGTTGCTCGGGACCGGGTGTAGAATCGGCGAAGTTGTAGGGTTAAGATGGCAAGATTGCGATTTTGCTGAGGGAATAATCTCCATAAATCATAACCTGGTTTATCGCAAACGTGAAAAAACAGGGAAGATGGGTTTCCACGTTACAACGCCTAAGACAAGTGCGGGAATCCGGATTATTCCGATGCTTGAGGAAGTTCGGCGTGCTCTTCTCCAGGAGCGACTTCGTCAAATGGAAGATGGCTTCAATGATACTGTGATTGATGGTTATAGTGGATTCATTTTTTCATCCAGATATGGTGAGGCAATTAGTCCGCATTGCGTCAATCGAGCTATTGAACGAATATGCCGAGATTACAATGCTGAGGAAACGATACGTGCTAAGCAAGAAAAGCGAGCGCCGCAGCTCCTGCCGCATTTTTCATGCCACAACCTAAGGCATACATTTTGCACTCGCTTTTGCGAGAACGAGAAAGATCTCAAGGTTATTCAGGAAATCATGGGGCATGCGGATATCACGACAACAATGAATATTTACAATGAAGCTACGAAGGAAAGAAAAGTGGCCAGCTTCGTTAATCTTGAGGGGAAGATCCGGGTAAGTTAA